The Amphiura filiformis chromosome 1, Afil_fr2py, whole genome shotgun sequence nucleotide sequence TTCACCATATACGAATTATCATCCAGGAAAGGGGTTTGCTTCTTGTCACATGAGGGAATAGTGGGAAGAGGGGCTAACGAGATAGCCAGTTACCTATACACATTCCTACAAGAAAAAGAGTCAGAAGGAGCGGTGGAAGTGGTAATGTTTGCAGATGGATGCACTGGGCAAAACAAGAACACCATTGTACCAGCAATGTTGAAGTATTTTCTACAAAACtccaagaaaataaaaagaatcaCACTGTACTTCTTTGTAACGGCACATGGGCAGTCGAGGGCGACAGCATGCACAGCACTATCCAAAGAAGTCTTAACTGTCAGGAAGAAATTTTCTTGCCTGCACAGCTGGCAACAACCATTACTTTAGCGCGTCGCAACCCCTTCCCGTATGTCGTCAACGAAGTGCAACAACACGATATCAAAGATTGGAAGGACCTATCGTCAAAGATATTCGGAGCTGGGGTGTACAGAGTTAGGGAAACGGACGACGGGATGAAAGTAAATTGGAAGGAGTATATGGCGGTGCAACTAAGGAAGGAAGAGCCTAGTAAAGTGTACATTAAGATGTCTCACTTGCAAGAGCGTTTCGCCCCTATTACTGTGGGAGCTGGTCGACGTACCAATGACAAGGGAGGTCATGAACTACCAAAGCCTGCTTATGGACCATCGAGAGTCAAGCCGAAGCTATCCAAAGGAAAATGGGATGACATTGTCGGGCTCACCCAGGGCGATCACCCTGTCATCGGGCGTGATGAGCACATTGCGTACTACATGAATTTACCACATGAATAAACAACTACACTGTTAGCACATAATTAATAGAGATGGTAACCAAGTCATTTTGTGCAAGtcatcaagtcaagtcaagtcccAGTCAAAAGTCCCTTTTgtccaagtcacaagtaagtcaggtcattttgaaaaagttgcaagtcaagtctaATCAAGTCACACACAAGACATTTTAGTCATGAAATCATAAGTTGGACGAGAGATCCTTCCAATCTTTAAAATCATAGGTTAAGTCACAAGTTAAGTCACAAGTCACGTGTCTATTCAGTAGTTGGCCAATGTTGCTTACAAAGTTAAAATGGTTACCTAGAAACATGAATGTAGAAACATTCCAATATAAAAGTGAcagtaaaaaaattacaaatggagAATTGATCCATATATTGAGTAGGATGAATTGCAAATGATTAAAAGATGTATTGAGGTGGTTCCAAGTTGAGATACAGTGCAGAGTAGTATATTAAAAGAAGTCATTTTGTCAAAAGAAGTATTGTCGAAAAGACAGAGCTAGCTGATGACAAAAGTGAGAAATATCCAGATTTTGAGTATATACGGTAGATAATTTGATAAATGTGGTGGCGATTCGTTTTTATCCTGAAAAAGTGTTGTAGAAATCATAAATTAACTTACTGAGTAAAGTAAAGAGATTGGTAGTGCAGGCACTGGAAAGCGTACGCTATGTGTGGTGAAATTGCACTACCGTGCTATGTAAAAATGTATTTGATATGCAAATTAAAAGAAAGAAGTAttaaatattgcattttataTTCGGATACAGATAGATAGCCGTATAATAGCAACCAATATGGACTgttgtttaaaatatgtttttattcagTGGCGGTTGTTAACGTTTTATTGAACGTTTTACTTGTATATGTACAAGTCTTGTGATTGCTATATAAGCTTAACTGAAGACAGTTAGCTTACAGGCCCGGGCTTACTGGCACAACGTGGATCACGAATATGCTTCCAGTTTGTGCACGGCAAATATTTGCCAAAACCTTGGACAGTTACTATTAAGTTCAATAAAATGCGAatacggtaggcctatagtataggcctactagtggcACTTGCATAATCATTTATATTGATATTGTAATATCAGATGTAATATAGTTATAACTCATGCATGcaggtataccatgtatacgtaaAAGATGgttttgttattcttattttcACTTGCTTATATCATTGTAAATTGTATATAACTCGTGCATGTATCTAAAAGATAATGTTTTGTTATTTCTTGTAAATATGTTCATTTTAACTTGTTTATGTATTTTCTGTTGTTATTTTGTGAACGCACAGTCGGTTGGATCATAATGGCGCCGCCTTCATAAATAAAATTCTACTGATGAAATCAACATGGCAAGTCTGTATCCTGTCAGATCAGATTACACAGGATTAACCCGTTTTCAACATGACTCATGTGCACAGATCACAGGCGACCAGTCTGCCACATCTAACATGCCTTACCAAAAAATATGATACAATATATTTACAAAGGTGTTATagtaggtgtgtttagacggacGGTAGTCTACTTTTGAAAGTACTTACTTTCGACCCAGCAATTAAAATGTTCCAAAACTGGTGTAAGTGGGTATACCTCTTACTACAAAATCCCTGTAGTGATTGCAAATTTGCAGTAGGTGGGAAACTGAATTAAATCTTTCTATACTGTAAGCAAATTCTAGAGTATAATTTTGTGACACAGACATATATGCAGGCCCCATTATTCTATAAACTCAGTAAAAAGTCAGCCACTGTGTTTTGATTAATGTGTTCTAAAATATGGATGAATGTATTGGATGCTGCTTTTTCTTACTTAAAGTTAGCTGAAATGTTAGATTgataatttaaagaaaaatattaagagACAAACACAATCGTTTGAATGATATGGCGATTCCTTGATGTTGTTAAATTAAGATTAATCAGTGACCACTTTATATAATAGTGTTAACTTTTTGATCATTTAAAGATCCATTAAAATATGATGCTTTCATCAATATCTGcttaatattaatgaaataaaacGTAGGAATTTTGGTGGTCATCTATGGCGTGATAGAAGATGGGCAGACAGTTCTATTATTTTGAGATTATGTATTCCGGTGTAGCGGTGTTCACTAAAACGAAATAGCCTGATAGATGACTACCAATCAAATTTAATAAGAATGCAGAATATCTGATAGGGGTGTAAACAGGAGTTTCTGCATGTGCCTTAATCAAAAACAGAGAGAAAAAATAAACATTAAAGTGCAATACACAGGAGATCAAAATTAACTTGAAGTGCCTGATTTTACCTGAAATTAGGCTTAATTTGTATGATTTAGCAGATTggtatatttataattatttatgatcatattttaaattgttaatataagatttatataatgACACTTTTATCTGTAGACTAgcttataataattatatgagtattggattttaaaataaaacacaagTTGAGACTGAATTTATTTAAAGTGCATTGTATGTGTGTTTATACGGATTGTTACATGACCAAAATAGCCAAAGATTAAACTGGTagcagttatgaatgaggttaaataaatgaggttaaataaaTGAGGTTAAATTAATGAGGGCAAATTAATGGGGCAAATTAATGAATGTTTTTCTGCAATGCTCTCAAAaaaaccgatgcgcagttatcccggggcagttattaacctctaattatatTAGATCTCCCGGGAATCCCAAGCCGCCCCGAAATATAATGTTTGCTCTCTTTCcaatatatcaaaatattaaacATACACTGATAATAAAAtgcaataaatattattgtttttcatAGCGCATAATTATCAGCACGTTAATGAAATACTCAAAGCACACGCCCATGtgcatgtcatagtgacgtatcgggTGGCGTAAGGTCAGTCAACACACGCTGATGTGCAAGTattcgtatgtcatagtggcgtatagggtGGCGTACTGTCAGCCAGTACACGCTGATGTGCAAGTACTCAGTATGTCATAGTGGCGATCGGGTGGCGTATGGTTATAAATGTCTCATAACAGGAATGTcacgttttccatagtgacgtataactTTAGAGTCATTTTTACACATCATGTGGCTCAAATTTTGAAGTAAAATATTATTGGGAGATAATTTTAATGTGTTGTAATGATTTTCcttcaattaattataaaaaagAATCTTAAGTTTTTTCGGTACTGTCCATTCAAAGTCGGTGTATCACtcaaagctgtttttctcaaaaacgtCTCTTTCTCTTTCGTATCaccatacgccactatggaatacgggcgacgatttgtgctgccgggtcacatataagcattgatgacatacctgcattgctatctactgctgatataggcttTGATGActaatagcattgctatctactgctgatataggcattgatgacatactagcattgctatctactgctgatataagcattgatgacatactagcattgctatctactgctgatataggcattgatgacatacctgtattgctatctactgttgatataggcattgatgacatacctgtgttgctatctactgctgatatatgcattgatgacatacatgtattgctatctgctgctgataatatAGGCATTGATAATTGATGACATACCCACAttgccatctgctgctgatataggtattgataacATACccgtattgctatctactgcagataaggcATAGATGACCTACctgtgttgctatcttctgttgatataggcattgatgacgtacctgtattgctatctactgttgatataggcattgatgacctacctgtgttgctatctactgctgataaaggcattgatgacgtacatgtattgctatctactgctgatataggcattgatgacctacctgtgttgctatctactgctgataaaggcatagatgacatacctgtattgctatctactgttgatataggcattgatgacatacctgtattgctatctactgctgatataggcattgatgacctgcctgtgttgctatctactgctgatataggtattgatgacatactcgcattgctatctactgctgatataggcattgatgacctacctgtatgctatctacttttgatatatagcattgatgacatacatgtattgcTATATACAGCTGATATAGGCATAATagtattgatatctactgctgatataggcattgatgacataCCCGTATAGTTATGTACATACCTACATACCTGTACTGACATACCCCTAttgttatctgctgctgatataagCATTGATGTCATACTTGCctaatgcattgctatctactgctgatataagcatTGATGACATacccatattgctatctactgctgatataagcatTGATGACATacccatattgctatctactgctaatatgagCGTTGATGACATACCCACATTGCTATCTATTCCTGCTGATATAGGCatcatacagtttgtccactctgaagtacaaagtgacaatgctCGCGTGGTACCACACTTGGCTGTAATCAAATTTATTATCCTCCATCCTTTTTAAGTTTTCACAGTCAGccatatagctatctactgctgatagaggcattgtAATTGATATCTACTACTCTCTTTTTTTCAGATGGCAAGTTATTAAGTCTAGATGAAGTTTGGCAAGCCATACCTGAATACTACCAAACAAGATTACAGCACCAGAGATGGACATTTATCACACAACAGGTAGATTTATTAACATTAAAAAGATATAATGTATAATAATTGTCTTTCTAATATTAATATAGCATTAAAACGTGAAAAGAAATTTTCAAATCCAAACACTATCACTTGTTTCTTATATCAGAAATATCAGgtgttatatcactcatacataaattctaaacagttcattggttgatagccatttatcatttttaccatcagcctctccatgtgatagtctttaccatcatagtgctgcgccaTAGTGTGCCTGCGCCAAGCcatgcgctgactcttagactcgccaatttagttatggggtggacaccaAAATTTTAAGtatgtcacggcaaaacatggtgttatgttgatgaataaatgtattccctatcttaaatagtacttttgagcaacagaatttatgtatgagtgatataacacaaatattaactgtcttaaatttgtgtaatggtcaaaatataatcactcggtgaaagatgtattgttccattccactcaccgttccggcttgtggaatggaacaatccatctttaccctcgtgattatatttcgaccatcacactcatagacagttaatatttgtatactatcagtCCTATCCATTTTGACATGATAGACTTGTGGACTTCTGAAACCTGTAACCTTCACCTGTCCTTGTTGGACAGGTGCCCATTCATTGGACTatttcgtcgctgttttgacatactgtcgtatgacgaaaaatgcagttttgagaaaattgcatttAAAGGATTTCCAagttttgaagacccactggagagcaccaatgtaaaatgtgtttattattatcaaagaatataatcaataatatatctgtctttgttctcaacataatacaaactgtttatttattcactaattagaagtaattaatctgcaaactcatacgacagtatgtcaaaacatgcacaatttgacaacctatgtGTTAATAATGATACGCCATGTGATatgacagtatgtcaaaacaataggcaactacagaggtggcctatggcgacgtatcatgatacaattatttgactaaatacaaaatgacaatttcggggtacataaaaaccatgttgtatcacactaattagtgccatatctcattaactaaatACATTTAGGTcacaaaactttgtgaatatagagagtttcattcacagattttgaaagtttatgtaACTCATTTAACCCAAAcatcgtcatacgacagtatgtcaaaacagcgacgatttaatttgtaatccatacacccctaccaaagacatgaccttaattttttcCACAAAGATtgcaatggagtcacccatttaggtaaccccatttgaaattcacactcactgtatggaagatcaaggtcttgtcttccatagggggtgtatggatttcaactggtatagcccatttGATTGTAGGAGGATGTCctatgtgattttctcaaaactgcatttttcgttATATGGCAGTttgtcaaaacagcgacgaaatAATGTCACTGTGCAAGATTGATAATAAGTCTGCGTGGGTTCACTTAGTTCCATGCATATCCATTACCAACCAGATACCAAACCTCCTTACATTTTGGTCTGGTTCTGAACACATCAAATAAGGATTCATTTACTGAGTACAAGTACCTTAATATCTGTCTTCTATTTACAGGAGCATCCATATTTAGGTCGTCCATTTTTCCAGCTTCATCCATGCCATACAGCAGACTTGATGCATGCAGTTCTACCTCAGGGAACAGACTCAACTAAAAGGTTTGTATTACTCTTTCCTTTGCATGCTTGCAATCAAAAGCATGCAaatattacatacattttaacatttattttggtaAGGCAATGGAGCCAAATCTGTTCAATCATTCAATCGATGCTTGGTCAATCTTTATTATTTATGagatatcaattaattgactattgttaaagGGGAatgttggaatgtcatctttccctgcattgggtaagatctgacagcaggccagaccatggccagagggtaacatgagtaggtttctttcaaggcaaggatagtcttgtaaatatgggctaactttcccctaggccatccaatatgccatgaattagtaggactacaactggtatctactggtcagtttatactcctatttccgcATCGGTTATTTTTATGTGCGCCTTTAATAGTGATAGCATTAAAtggttgaatgaatgaatgtaatgtattgaccaatacaaatttaccaataattctgatttaattagttattagttcatattaacccagagaactaagtataataactttcataactatgtgactttgtgtatttgttataaatatacaattctgatgccttccgctaggaatgcAACGAACATCATtcaaacctaatacctatagattaatatcttccgctcttccccagcgtgcctctgtggctcaattggctagAGCGTCCTGCTAATATTACAAGGGTAGCCGGTTTGAaaccggccagatgcactgggggtttttttttcaactttcatgtgggctggctgctctggggaaaAGATTAACAAATTAGTTCACCCTATCAACCCAGAcaactaagtataataactttcaaTGATTAATGAAGTCCACCAACACAAATGATATTTGATTCTATTATTCTACATCTTTTCATTGCAGAAGTAATTATCTAGTGACGTGGTTGAGTTCTGTGGGACCTGTTGTTGGATTATCACTGCCACTAGTATACAGCCAACTATGTAACAATGACAGGTGACAAAACTGAGTTGATACATTGGATACATTGACAAATGCTATAGAGCTGGCATCAGCATACAGGATGGATCTTGATGTTATATACCCCCAACATGTTGACAGTGGGATAATTGGCAGAAGATagaaataagccaaatcggcattgaaagTTTGCAATGTATTGTAGGACAGATTTTGCAGTtatgggacactttgccctctgacctatctggaaaatttaggaaaattaattattttttgtgcgtacaaaatatcatttaaaatgttttgctaCTATAAATCAATCCCAAAAAACATGGTGATATCATAAGTtgattatttaaatattattgatgataataataaatgaatgaataataattacaacAATTTTCCTgacatgtcagaggtcaaagtgtcccaaaactgcactCAAAAACTGGACGTTACAATGCAGATTGGGCTTATTGGCGGAAAAAGTATTTCAAAGAGCTAATTTCAGCCAGGTTTTGGAATATTACCGCTGAAGACAGGCAAAAATGAAGAGTTAAATTTGCTGTTGAAACTGAATTTGATGCTCCTGCCTATGATTATGTGATAAAAGTGTAAATATCAGGATATATGCCACTTTTGGGTCTTGATATGATGCTGTCTCTTATTGCTACATTGTCTCTGCCATTTTTTTAATTCTAGAACTTcagtaattttaatatttgaagtGCAATACCTGTGCAAAAGACATACTTATAgtttagactgctgccctcatttgtCAACATTATGGACTGATGACTATGTGAAAAACTATGTGAAAAAAAGTgatggattttgcaacaggattcctgtggcatagagcatgcgcagttgtgttcAAAGTGACCTTTTGacaaaatttgttgtttttagaacttcagagcgcgatcttgacACTGTACAGGGGCGCAGCTAGTCAGTTGCActatggcgcacaaccaaagtcgcattgattATTTTGCAAAAGTCCGTTGCAATATAGACTGTAAGTTAaccagtcgtcactacgaagcataacacagtacatgcggAGTGTAGACGACTGATGGAATTAGTCTACTTATAGTTGCTGAGatgcttgatcattttaataTCATCTTAGGAATGTAACCAGCATGAGGAGGTAATCCTGGACATTTATAACCTACGTATTGCGTGCGTGAGAGAAAAGCTGGGACTCTGCATCTGACATAGTCTCAGATCCAGTTCGCTTGTGAGTCCTTCCTCAGCCAAACAAACTGTCTGGCTACACGCTTTGGTGATATGTGACCAATCAAAAATCAATCGTCATTAAACAGGATGctaaaattgaccaatcagagacgtTGCTCTTGAGTGTGTCACCAGACGTTTTTTAGTGATGAAGGAGCATAAACCATCTGGAACCAAGAGTACATTATGTAGTCTTGGTTCCTAGACTCTGCATCATCTAGTTACAAGGCTGCATTTTATTAAGTGTGTAATTAAATATGCACAACCCTGATTTAAGGTTTTTATCAAGTCTAACCAAGTCCCAACTTACCTGTTACATGTCAAACTTGATAATACAGATATATGTGaacagctccaacaaaacctggaacaagtcaccagacatgtttttgagttagacCTTAAAggtgacattcccataaaaaataatcaaactttggaattcctaatttcatgatatttgactgtgggccaagtggactttcaaatccttgaaaggacttattaaaaaaaaaaggattatctaatcaataaataacagttgagcTTTGATAATCCCAATTCAaccctgtgtaaggcaggaaactaattggctcATTTCTCAGAaagttggcaaaaatatcaaggtatcatttacaaaattttcCCTATCTTGAAAAGTTTTGATGCTATTGATATAATTTTGGTAACATTTTGAAGATtgttgtctagtgcttacatttttattcaaatcatgaaatgtcaaaaatgtgacctgttcctggttttgtcagagtgggtATATGCATTAAAAGAAACAATCTTGCAACATTTTCTCAccacaatctacgaaaaaagtccttggaacgcttggtacactctgtcgaaattccgtgcagaatttcatatgatcatggaaatgatgtatattttgcctgggaacaagaaTGAcacctacaacaatgatttacccttcccctctacccatcaatcaatgttggaacacattgaaaaccgctgaagacattggcatttctcaacattgaacgggggagagggggtgagagttttccgttatttacacgcaagcgttccaagacttttttcgttgattgtctctaccgaatgcaaaatatttcatctaaattttgtttttgtgtcagaactcaaaaacggaatgtcgtatgagcttcatattgtacacgatttgagagtggattatatgctttagAATCAtagcaaaattgttgataaagagaTTAGTttgtttagggagtggtcactgaaaccatcccctatgctacacacgtttcgtaataATGGCtcaaaactgctctaaaatgtcatttttgtcccataacttaaaaacaaaatgttgtatgagcttcatattgcacacgattcgGGAGTATATtatatccctttgaatcataataaaattgttgataaataagttggattatttagggaatggtcactgaaaacacatcctatgctaaattacacacatttcgtaattatgactctctactgtatactgagtcaaatctcgtttttgtctcgtaattCAAAAACGCTACAAATATAATTTCAAaacaatattacaatgttttgcagcatgttttcagaaatgtttttgaattttattaaaacgttctgtaccctttataatataacccaacatgttaatgttttctgtaaaacttgcgcttgcagagtataggcctatccgaacgaatcaaaaagattatgatgtaacaatttgaaacaactcatttctgaatattatttataataaaatacgcttttgcggtgagagaaaaaaaagaaagaataagaaaacaacaattgaataaagaaaaaattcgaccaccacggggactcgaaccattcacatcaatcaatagtcaaaagattacgagtcgaaggactaagccgtttgcgccacgctgccatttcgcaatcgaagtaaccgccagttttggtcttttatagtagtcaggtatcggggaaagtggaaACCTGTATAGTCGAAACGGCAAAGTGCACTGTTTACcattatgacaaaatggtccaaaaatcgacattttatggtttttaggccgcatctcatgaagcgtgacgttcgtttacattggctataccaattgagaatgtttgaatacaaaaggaatgacacattgatcgcatttatgaaatttgttaacagtttgccattttgaattgaaataaatatctatacgtatatattaatatcaatgcagggcaaactgctcataTGCACAttgttcaatgcagcagtttaccactgcagattaccattatgggtttccactttacaccctttgactattcgtgtttggtctattcaatttgaaatccatacatccccaatCGAAGACATGCTTTTAATTTTCTCCTACACgggcatagatttcaaatggagtcacccatttaggtaaccccatttaaaattcacaccccctgtgaggaagatttacatgtcttccattggggatttatggatttcatctggaatagcccatttgattgTAACCTTGATTGGTAGCAGGAAAGTGACTGCCATGTTTTGTCAGTGCTTAATAGGCCCATTCACAAATGTggcgtgatcaagcaaaatcagtctgaagtcaaggatattttaattttcagttttctacatgATTGCATCAAtcttgcagaaaaccccattgaaagtgaacatttagttccaaatatatgaacagttgaagtgtttccaaaacaacaggtaacaaaagaaattatttcctttgtttggctatattttGTGTTTGTAGGTGAACCGAACAATTTTGGCATAAAGTCATTTGAAGTCATATCATGACTTTATATACCcaatagaactccatgttaaccGGCCAAAataggtttctttcactttaccttgttatttctgtATAAAATGGATAGAAACCCTTCCCGACAGTTAttcctaatattatttcagcatcttg carries:
- the LOC140146985 gene encoding ubiquitin-like-conjugating enzyme ATG10 isoform X3 yields the protein MATGCASFDEFCRNVDAFLKLSDQSKDGWQRSTFETLTESSSEFHQYEYHIVYSSSYSVPVLYFTACKSDGKLLSLDEVWQAIPEYYQTRLQHQRWTFITQQEHPYLGRPFFQLHPCHTADLMHAVLPQGTDSTKRSNYLVTWLSSVGPVVGLSLPLVYSQLCNNDR